A region from the Candidatus Paceibacterota bacterium genome encodes:
- a CDS encoding N-acetylneuraminate synthase family protein — translation MPSKTGKSSSKIVPKPGRSGAFVIAEIGKNFIISEQDESPETYLKRAKDLIRESYEAGADAVKFQTHHFEDEQIPEKIFSPHFNGADRYNWVLRNSRLTPIEFWREIKNYADHLGIQFFITPMSRGAVRKVADLSLPFWKIGSGDVTDFLMIDELAKFNKPIIISTGMVSLKELDKVVSYIRAKGVRPVIMYCVSKYPAPKEAFNLGTIEFLKEKYPDLQIGFSDHSVDNHDIALSAVALGASLIEKHVSYSRDHWGPDHKASLTFAELRELVEEIRSGTKKLEVGDFYGSKGKELAGATSEFRPFFRKAFVAARDIKKGEVITLDNILAMRPALLLGGIPSEDLTKVVGKKANCGIKKLNPIKAENLN, via the coding sequence ATGCCCTCAAAAACCGGTAAATCGTCGTCAAAAATTGTACCGAAGCCTGGCCGAAGCGGCGCTTTTGTCATTGCTGAAATTGGCAAAAATTTTATAATTTCTGAACAGGATGAGTCTCCAGAGACTTATCTTAAGCGGGCCAAAGATTTGATCCGAGAGTCTTATGAGGCCGGTGCCGATGCGGTTAAATTTCAGACCCACCATTTTGAAGATGAGCAGATACCGGAGAAGATTTTTTCGCCACATTTCAACGGTGCGGATCGTTACAATTGGGTCCTGAGGAATAGTCGGCTTACTCCGATAGAATTTTGGCGGGAAATCAAAAACTATGCCGATCATCTGGGAATTCAGTTTTTTATCACTCCGATGTCGCGTGGGGCAGTGCGGAAGGTTGCAGACCTCAGTCTGCCTTTTTGGAAGATCGGATCCGGCGATGTGACTGATTTTTTGATGATCGACGAATTGGCCAAGTTTAATAAGCCGATTATTATTTCGACCGGTATGGTCAGTTTGAAAGAGTTGGATAAGGTGGTAAGTTATATCAGGGCTAAGGGAGTTAGGCCTGTAATCATGTACTGTGTCAGCAAATATCCGGCGCCAAAAGAAGCTTTCAATCTTGGCACGATTGAATTTTTGAAGGAAAAATACCCAGACTTGCAGATTGGCTTTTCGGATCATTCGGTTGATAATCATGACATCGCTCTTTCTGCGGTCGCACTAGGTGCTAGTTTAATTGAAAAGCATGTCTCGTATTCCAGAGACCATTGGGGACCGGACCACAAGGCCTCTTTAACCTTTGCTGAGTTACGCGAACTGGTTGAAGAGATCCGTAGCGGAACGAAGAAGCTCGAGGTCGGAGATTTTTACGGTTCCAAAGGCAAAGAGTTGGCTGGCGCGACCAGCGAATTCCGTCCATTTTTTCGAAAAGCTTTTGTCGCGGCGCGTGATATCAAAAAAGGTGAAGTGATTACTTTGGATAATATTTTGGCCATGAGACCGGCGCTTTTGCTGGGAGGAATTCCGTCAGAAGATTTGACCAAAGTTGTCGGCAAGAAAGCTAACTGCGGAATTAAAAAACTTAATCCGATTAAAGCTGAAAATTTAAATTAA
- the neuC gene encoding UDP-N-acetylglucosamine 2-epimerase, with translation MKKTITPKRKVCFVITSFIHYSRSILILEELRTRKDVELYIIVGGTAILSKYSASSAYVRKILEQDGYKNIYELHFNLEGDDAIVKTKTIGLGVIEFASIYNHIKPDMVVIRGDRFEIFAAAIAAANMNIPIAHIEGGDVSGTIDESLRHAITKLSHIHFTTNDEAKERVIRMGENKDYVFNFGSPEVEVVSKMPLKADRVNLEETGSGAKLDPSKEFLMVMYHPVTTELDKIGENVRTLLNAVHKTKMPTIWFWPNFDAGAEQISHELRVFKEHVKDHRIRFMRYLPPKDFIWLLRRTSCLVGNSSAGIKETSFLGVPVIDVGTRQNGRLSSSNVVKVGYNEAKIVEAIKNQVKNGRYPVSDIYKGEDTAKKIAEKIATAKLYVQKKFE, from the coding sequence ATGAAGAAGACCATAACTCCTAAAAGAAAAGTTTGTTTCGTCATTACGAGCTTTATTCATTATTCCAGAAGCATCCTGATTTTGGAGGAGCTCCGAACTCGTAAAGATGTGGAACTTTACATAATTGTCGGTGGCACTGCCATCTTGAGCAAATATTCTGCGAGCTCGGCTTATGTTCGGAAAATCTTGGAACAGGACGGCTATAAAAACATTTATGAGCTTCACTTTAATTTGGAGGGCGATGATGCGATTGTTAAAACAAAAACAATCGGTCTTGGGGTAATCGAATTTGCCAGCATTTACAACCATATCAAACCGGACATGGTTGTAATTAGGGGTGATCGGTTCGAGATTTTCGCCGCCGCAATCGCGGCAGCCAATATGAATATTCCAATCGCTCACATCGAAGGTGGAGATGTGTCGGGCACGATTGATGAGAGCTTGAGGCACGCGATTACCAAGCTGTCTCATATCCATTTCACCACCAACGATGAGGCCAAGGAGCGCGTTATCAGGATGGGCGAGAATAAGGATTACGTTTTCAACTTCGGCAGTCCGGAGGTTGAAGTGGTGAGTAAAATGCCCCTCAAGGCTGACCGAGTTAATTTGGAGGAGACCGGTAGCGGAGCCAAGCTTGATCCGAGCAAAGAATTTCTGATGGTGATGTATCATCCGGTCACGACCGAACTTGATAAAATCGGAGAGAATGTCAGGACTCTTCTAAATGCCGTTCATAAAACCAAGATGCCGACGATTTGGTTTTGGCCCAATTTTGACGCCGGTGCGGAACAGATCTCTCATGAACTCAGAGTCTTCAAAGAGCATGTTAAAGATCATCGAATCAGATTTATGCGTTACCTGCCACCTAAAGACTTTATCTGGCTACTGAGACGAACCAGTTGTCTGGTTGGCAATTCTTCCGCCGGCATCAAAGAAACATCTTTTTTGGGTGTGCCGGTAATTGATGTTGGCACCAGGCAGAATGGACGCTTGAGTTCAAGTAATGTCGTGAAGGTTGGTTATAATGAAGCGAAGATTGTTGAGGCTATAAAAAACCAGGTAAAAAATGGCCGTTACCCAGTTTCCGATATCTACAAGGGTGAAGATACCGCTAAAAAAATTGCGGAAAAAATTGCTACAGCTAAGCTATATGTTCAAAAGAAATTTGAGTAG
- a CDS encoding acylneuraminate cytidylyltransferase family protein — protein MNQDRKKYNILGVIPARGQSKGLPGKNIKKLAGKPMIAYTIEAAKKSQLISHLIVSTDDKKIAAISKKYGVEVPFLRPAELAKDDTPQLPVMQHAINFMEQREGLKFDYIVILQPTSPLKTVEIIDGTLDELIKSGADSAVSIAEVRSNHPIKIKKFENGKVIPFCLPEPEGLRRQDFPKAYKRSSDAYAMKRDTIMVKNRLYGDNIAGFVVDSEFVVDIDSQEDFLVAEYKLKKFQGERLRT, from the coding sequence ATGAATCAAGACAGGAAAAAATACAATATTCTCGGTGTTATTCCGGCTAGGGGCCAGTCTAAAGGTTTGCCTGGGAAAAATATTAAAAAATTGGCCGGTAAGCCGATGATTGCTTATACTATCGAGGCGGCTAAGAAAAGCCAGTTGATCAGTCATCTGATTGTTTCTACTGATGATAAAAAAATTGCCGCCATCTCTAAAAAATATGGAGTCGAGGTGCCATTTTTACGTCCGGCCGAATTGGCCAAAGATGACACGCCACAGTTGCCGGTTATGCAGCACGCTATCAACTTTATGGAGCAGCGCGAAGGACTTAAGTTTGATTACATTGTCATTTTGCAACCAACCTCACCTTTGAAAACTGTCGAGATAATTGATGGCACTCTCGATGAGCTGATTAAGTCAGGCGCCGACAGCGCAGTTTCAATTGCCGAAGTCCGATCTAATCATCCGATTAAAATTAAAAAATTTGAAAATGGCAAAGTGATTCCTTTTTGTCTGCCGGAGCCGGAAGGTTTGAGGCGCCAAGATTTCCCCAAAGCCTACAAACGAAGCAGTGATGCTTACGCGATGAAGCGTGACACGATTATGGTTAAGAACCGCTTGTACGGCGATAATATTGCCGGTTTTGTGGTTGATTCGGAATTTGTCGTTGATATCGATTCCCAGGAAGATTTTCTGGTGGCGGAGTATAAGCTCAAAAAGTTTCAAGGAGAGCGCCTCAGGACTTAA